In Pseudobacter ginsenosidimutans, the following are encoded in one genomic region:
- a CDS encoding SusC/RagA family TonB-linked outer membrane protein — protein MKLTFFLLTVVLLQVSAKGVSQNISFSGKNVKLEKVFAAVESQTDYVFIYKATSLSFAKPVTIISNGVSLEAFLNMVFQNQSLTYRIIDKNILVAEKEVKPAIASPSIELFLSPAEKITVYVVSAGYKPLGSATISNVTDKKNYLTAANGSAQVPMKTGDKIKVSYIGYVDQEFTATEEIMTTKTHSIELALSENKLDEVQVTVLGTTNKRLGTANIATVKARDIERQPVVNVLDALVGRIPGLRISPSANTASDRKVELRGRNVLDENLFTNPLYVIDGLPIATLSVSPFGVATPGSGGYSPGESPLYMINPLDIESVDVLKDADATALYGSRGANGVIMITTKRGKPGPTRFNVSYSKVFSGVQRYMNMMNTEQYLAVRREAFLNDAASPSSESDPDLTIWDPNAYTDWQRTFFKNEKSDDVQLSMEGGLLQNTYRVSVGYSSTTEMYNQGRGNDRLTVGLSFDHRSPNGKLQVNLSSSSAYSNNETAGVMDLFSLPPNAPGIYNENGGYNFEPYRGQYSSGYPFSSIKNWSENQTLRSQTNVSFSYEVVKDLTAGVRISGEFFTNKSGAYIPKAGKDPLFSPISSAFFMNGSGKNFLIQPNINYVKLLGGARIAVSVAGDYSYTDQDAAAVSAMMFSNDNLIKSYSNAQMVSSANNYAEVKVTSLLASINVDWENKYIVSLNGRRDGSSRFGDGTRFGNFGSAGLSWIISNEEWFKKADLNWLSFAKIRSTYGVTGNANLADYQYLSRWSNVATSISLSLANYDGQTIYTLIQPVNQKYSWSSASKFEVGPE, from the coding sequence ATGAAACTAACCTTCTTTCTCCTTACAGTGGTTCTCTTACAGGTGTCTGCCAAAGGCGTTTCACAGAACATCAGTTTTAGCGGCAAAAATGTAAAGCTGGAAAAAGTTTTTGCTGCTGTAGAATCGCAGACAGATTATGTATTTATTTACAAAGCCACTTCATTATCGTTTGCAAAACCGGTCACCATCATCTCTAATGGAGTTAGTTTGGAAGCATTCCTCAACATGGTGTTCCAAAATCAATCACTCACATACCGGATCATTGATAAGAACATCCTGGTAGCCGAAAAGGAAGTCAAACCAGCTATAGCCAGTCCCTCCATTGAATTGTTCTTAAGTCCTGCAGAAAAAATAACTGTTTATGTTGTTTCCGCGGGTTACAAACCTCTGGGCAGTGCTACCATCAGCAATGTAACGGATAAAAAGAACTATTTAACAGCAGCAAATGGATCTGCACAGGTGCCGATGAAAACAGGTGATAAGATTAAGGTCAGTTATATCGGATATGTTGATCAGGAATTTACTGCTACAGAAGAAATAATGACCACCAAAACGCATAGCATAGAGCTCGCTCTTTCAGAAAACAAACTGGATGAGGTACAGGTTACGGTTTTGGGAACCACCAATAAAAGACTGGGCACAGCCAATATTGCAACTGTAAAAGCCAGAGATATTGAAAGACAACCTGTCGTTAACGTATTAGACGCTTTAGTAGGCCGCATACCGGGCCTGAGGATCAGCCCTTCAGCCAATACGGCAAGTGACAGAAAAGTTGAGCTGCGGGGAAGAAATGTATTGGATGAAAACCTGTTTACGAATCCACTTTATGTTATTGATGGTTTACCCATTGCTACTTTATCGGTGAGTCCATTCGGCGTAGCGACTCCGGGCAGCGGAGGATATTCACCCGGCGAAAGTCCGTTGTATATGATTAACCCACTGGATATCGAAAGTGTCGATGTTTTAAAAGATGCAGATGCTACTGCACTCTATGGATCCAGAGGAGCCAATGGTGTGATCATGATTACAACCAAAAGAGGTAAACCTGGCCCCACCCGATTCAATGTTAGTTACTCAAAAGTATTCTCCGGAGTGCAGCGTTATATGAATATGATGAATACGGAGCAGTATCTGGCAGTGAGAAGAGAGGCTTTTCTGAATGATGCTGCTTCACCTTCCAGCGAAAGTGACCCGGATTTGACCATATGGGATCCGAATGCTTATACCGATTGGCAGCGGACTTTCTTCAAAAATGAAAAGTCAGATGATGTACAGCTAAGTATGGAAGGGGGTTTGTTGCAGAATACCTACCGCGTTAGTGTAGGCTATTCTTCCACTACTGAAATGTATAACCAGGGGAGGGGAAATGATCGTTTAACAGTGGGGTTGTCATTTGATCACCGCAGCCCAAACGGTAAATTACAGGTTAATCTTTCATCCAGTAGCGCCTATTCAAATAACGAAACGGCTGGTGTAATGGACCTTTTTTCATTACCACCGAATGCGCCCGGTATTTATAACGAAAACGGAGGGTATAATTTTGAACCGTATAGAGGACAGTATTCATCGGGTTATCCATTTTCCAGTATTAAAAACTGGAGTGAAAATCAGACCTTAAGAAGTCAGACCAATGTCAGCTTTAGTTACGAAGTTGTCAAAGATCTGACGGCAGGCGTACGCATATCCGGTGAATTTTTCACTAATAAGTCTGGTGCTTATATTCCGAAAGCCGGGAAAGATCCATTATTTTCCCCGATAAGTTCGGCATTTTTCATGAACGGCTCCGGTAAGAATTTTTTAATACAGCCAAATATCAATTACGTAAAATTGCTGGGTGGGGCAAGGATCGCTGTTTCAGTGGCAGGCGACTATAGCTATACCGATCAGGATGCTGCGGCAGTATCGGCAATGATGTTTTCAAACGATAACCTGATCAAAAGCTATTCCAATGCGCAGATGGTCTCTTCGGCCAACAATTATGCAGAAGTAAAAGTGACTTCCTTATTAGCATCCATAAATGTTGACTGGGAGAATAAATATATAGTCAGCTTAAACGGAAGAAGAGATGGTTCATCACGGTTTGGAGATGGAACACGTTTCGGAAACTTTGGCTCCGCCGGACTGTCATGGATCATATCTAATGAAGAATGGTTTAAGAAGGCTGATCTGAATTGGCTTTCGTTCGCAAAAATCAGATCTACCTATGGTGTAACGGGAAATGCTAATCTTGCCGACTACCAGTACCTGTCCCGCTGGTCGAATGTTGCTACCAGCATCTCGTTAAGCCTGGCAAACTATGATGGTCAGACAATCTACACACTGATTCAACCAGTGAATCAGAAATATAGCTGGTCGAGTGCAAGCAAGTTTGAGGTGGGGCCAGAGTAG
- a CDS encoding FecR family protein has translation MRKQITQEEESELIDLLADPACQELSRKLLDSFIESQEENQRIGADESDALLKAVFQADKADLIQPSLPRIHFLRRWGWAAASVILLLSVGAYLWNSHKKNTGPATVAAINVDMAPGKDGAILTLADGQQLLLDSLKNGLIASQSGSKLILKDGQLTYDFNGNTSGEIVYNTMSTPKGRQFHVTLPDGTVVYLNAASSITYPTVFNGNERRVKVSGELYFEVAPKSKQPFIVETDNQQVDVLGTSFNINCYADEKTVQTTLLTGAVKVTPRLSSKQGITREGKAESKVLTPGQTAILNKPNDQAGYALTITDTQNPDKITAWKNGLFNFDDADLYSVMRQLERWYNIEVRYTGKPDNIIFKGKIHRNTNLSNVLKLLEMMGINFELKDNTLYVR, from the coding sequence GTGCGTAAGCAAATTACGCAGGAGGAAGAATCAGAACTGATAGATTTATTGGCTGACCCTGCCTGCCAGGAGCTTTCCCGGAAGCTACTCGATAGTTTTATTGAAAGCCAGGAAGAGAATCAAAGGATTGGAGCAGATGAATCGGATGCCTTATTGAAAGCAGTGTTTCAGGCAGATAAGGCAGACCTTATACAACCATCTCTCCCCCGCATTCATTTCCTGCGCAGATGGGGCTGGGCCGCGGCCTCGGTTATTTTATTGTTGAGCGTAGGCGCTTACCTCTGGAACTCCCATAAAAAAAATACAGGACCCGCTACTGTAGCAGCTATAAATGTGGATATGGCACCCGGTAAAGATGGTGCTATTCTTACATTGGCCGATGGTCAGCAACTATTACTTGACAGCTTAAAAAATGGCCTGATTGCATCACAAAGCGGTTCAAAACTCATATTGAAAGATGGCCAGCTAACCTATGACTTCAACGGGAATACAAGCGGAGAAATCGTATACAATACCATGTCAACGCCAAAAGGCAGACAGTTTCATGTTACACTGCCAGATGGAACAGTAGTATACCTGAACGCGGCCAGTTCAATCACTTATCCTACTGTTTTCAACGGGAATGAGCGAAGGGTTAAAGTAAGCGGAGAACTTTATTTTGAGGTAGCTCCCAAAAGCAAACAGCCTTTTATTGTTGAAACGGATAACCAGCAGGTTGACGTGCTGGGAACTTCGTTTAATATTAACTGTTATGCAGATGAAAAAACGGTTCAAACAACGCTTTTGACAGGAGCCGTTAAAGTAACACCACGCTTAAGCAGTAAACAGGGAATTACCAGGGAAGGTAAAGCTGAATCGAAAGTACTTACTCCCGGACAGACTGCTATTTTAAACAAACCCAATGACCAGGCCGGATATGCTTTGACGATAACTGACACGCAGAATCCCGATAAAATAACTGCCTGGAAAAATGGCTTATTCAATTTTGACGATGCTGACCTGTATAGTGTAATGCGTCAACTGGAAAGATGGTATAATATAGAAGTCCGATACACAGGCAAGCCAGACAATATAATCTTCAAAGGAAAAATACATCGCAATACCAACCTGTCTAATGTATTGAAGCTACTGGAAATGATGGGAATTAATTTTGAATTGAAAGATAACACACTATATGTAAGATAA
- a CDS encoding RNA polymerase sigma factor, with the protein MADVPPYNEKELLLRITNGDEGAFEIVYNFHQGKLYSAAIVLTRSEELAGELVQDVFLKLWLKRGELTQIQSLSNYLFIMLRNEVYDWFTRESRRRKMLKAGIVASQFPIDLSEDFLVKSDTTDLLEKGILRLPPQQQAVFRMVRQQGISREEVAGILKIDPNTVKTHLSRALKSLRAWYMAQNIFFWPVTLLLLSKGLH; encoded by the coding sequence TTGGCTGACGTTCCACCATATAACGAGAAAGAACTGCTTCTCCGCATAACTAATGGCGACGAAGGAGCGTTTGAGATAGTTTATAACTTCCATCAGGGAAAATTGTATTCCGCTGCAATAGTGCTCACCCGGTCAGAGGAATTAGCGGGTGAGTTGGTGCAGGATGTATTTCTCAAACTTTGGTTGAAACGGGGAGAACTAACGCAGATCCAGTCTTTGAGCAATTACTTGTTTATCATGCTGCGTAATGAAGTCTACGACTGGTTTACCCGTGAGTCTCGGCGCCGGAAAATGCTAAAGGCAGGCATTGTTGCCAGTCAATTCCCCATCGATCTCTCCGAAGATTTCTTAGTAAAAAGTGATACGACTGACCTTCTCGAGAAGGGTATCCTGCGGCTCCCTCCCCAACAACAAGCCGTTTTCCGCATGGTACGACAACAAGGAATAAGCCGGGAAGAAGTGGCGGGCATTCTAAAAATTGACCCCAACACTGTCAAAACTCACCTATCGAGGGCACTAAAGAGTTTAAGAGCCTGGTATATGGCGCAAAATATTTTTTTCTGGCCTGTCACCCTTCTGCTCCTTTCAAAAGGTCTTCATTAA
- a CDS encoding RNA polymerase sigma factor, with protein sequence MHPPLPNINHHLLQRIIAGDETAFKELILQYTPSIASVVFSITRSKEQTEEVVQDIFIQLWTIRDNLTAIENLNGFLFVLTKRYAISAIRKMIRERNRVQAFAEIQYQQEKTEERDGYISLIDEAVNQLPPQQQRAWRLSRQEGRKYEEIATEMNISRETVKSYIQLANTAIVKYVKPRIHLILLSLFSHL encoded by the coding sequence TTGCATCCGCCCCTGCCAAATATTAACCATCATCTTCTTCAGCGCATCATAGCGGGCGATGAAACTGCCTTTAAAGAACTCATACTTCAATATACCCCCTCCATAGCTTCAGTTGTATTCAGTATCACAAGGTCCAAAGAACAAACTGAGGAAGTGGTACAGGATATCTTTATTCAGTTATGGACCATAAGGGACAACCTTACTGCTATCGAAAACCTGAATGGTTTTCTATTCGTGCTAACCAAACGGTATGCGATCTCTGCGATCAGGAAAATGATCAGGGAACGTAACCGGGTACAGGCATTTGCTGAAATACAGTATCAGCAGGAAAAAACGGAAGAGCGCGATGGATATATCAGCCTGATCGATGAGGCAGTGAATCAACTACCTCCCCAGCAGCAGCGGGCCTGGCGTTTAAGTCGTCAGGAGGGGAGAAAATATGAGGAGATTGCCACTGAAATGAATATCTCGCGGGAAACTGTCAAATCTTATATCCAACTCGCCAATACGGCTATCGTCAAATATGTGAAACCCCGTATTCATCTTATTCTCTTGTCCCTTTTTTCTCATCTATAA
- a CDS encoding FecR family protein has translation MSNTTNHIQTLLDKCAKNTATESEWQELQSLLDDPGEPGVTTLLKEYWNERSPVFSEAETEGLANAVMTEIRHRFPQPAGKRVLLMKFWWAAASVILLLGLGTWYFVYQQELTSKTTVASVPELLPANDGPVLTLANGKQFVLDSMSNGMIAREQGAVINWVDGKVVYESASTSKGELIYNTMSTPKGRQFQIVLPDGTVAWLNAESSIEFPTAFSGRYRDVSITGEVFFEVAKKSTTPFRVNIGKQAQIQVLGTSFNVNAYANESQILTTLLSGSIKLVTATNKTGVVLTPGEQAQLTVAQGISTLKLEKNADIERVMAWKKGVFNFEGLRLQEILRQMERWYEFKVVYKKSPSDMVYRGGIDRNVKFSEILEVFKEMGVSFEWDGKTLVVN, from the coding sequence ATGAGCAACACCACAAACCATATCCAGACACTTTTAGATAAGTGTGCAAAGAATACTGCCACAGAATCTGAATGGCAGGAACTTCAGTCATTACTCGACGACCCGGGTGAACCAGGTGTCACAACTTTATTAAAGGAATACTGGAATGAAAGATCGCCAGTATTCTCCGAAGCAGAAACAGAAGGGCTGGCGAATGCTGTAATGACTGAGATCCGGCATAGATTTCCGCAGCCTGCAGGCAAAAGGGTGCTGTTGATGAAATTCTGGTGGGCTGCGGCTTCTGTGATATTGCTCCTGGGGCTGGGAACCTGGTATTTTGTTTATCAGCAGGAATTGACTTCAAAAACTACGGTGGCTTCCGTACCTGAGCTGCTGCCGGCAAATGATGGACCAGTGCTGACGCTGGCAAATGGCAAACAGTTCGTACTAGACAGTATGAGCAATGGTATGATAGCGAGAGAGCAGGGGGCAGTTATCAACTGGGTAGATGGAAAAGTTGTGTACGAATCAGCATCCACCTCTAAGGGAGAACTTATCTATAATACAATGAGTACGCCGAAAGGCAGGCAATTTCAAATAGTACTGCCTGATGGCACAGTTGCCTGGTTGAATGCTGAAAGCTCCATAGAATTTCCAACTGCGTTTTCAGGCAGGTATCGTGATGTTTCCATCACAGGAGAAGTATTTTTTGAAGTAGCTAAAAAATCAACCACTCCTTTCCGGGTGAATATTGGGAAGCAGGCGCAGATCCAGGTTTTAGGCACCAGTTTCAACGTGAATGCTTATGCGAATGAATCGCAGATACTGACCACGCTGTTGAGCGGATCGATCAAGCTGGTTACAGCAACCAACAAAACCGGTGTAGTGCTAACACCTGGTGAGCAGGCACAGTTGACTGTTGCGCAAGGAATATCAACACTGAAGCTGGAAAAAAATGCAGATATCGAGCGGGTGATGGCATGGAAGAAAGGGGTCTTTAATTTTGAAGGACTGCGTTTACAGGAGATCCTCCGTCAAATGGAACGCTGGTATGAATTTAAGGTAGTATACAAGAAATCGCCTTCTGACATGGTGTATCGTGGAGGCATAGACCGTAATGTGAAATTTTCGGAGATACTGGAAGTTTTCAAAGAGATGGGAGTATCATTTGAGTGGGATGGAAAAACACTTGTTGTGAATTGA
- a CDS encoding SusC/RagA family TonB-linked outer membrane protein encodes MRLIVFLITASFLQVHATGNAQNVTMHANSISLKEVFASIKEQTGYQIFYSDPILKLARPVTIAAEELPLGTFLDQVFDAQPALRYSIKGKTIFVLEKKVHSPELTVLSQTVLLIRVIDLEGKPLAGATVYNKKNKVSKVAEADGRCAIEASVGEVIEVSYVGFESRSFTVKANNTAITIALKPNSILEEAVVNNGYQRIKQKYLTGSVSSLKMDSIFQPGLNTVDKMLEGRVPGLTFMQNSGQAGAAPKLRIRGTNTYLGSREPLWVVDGIVRTSPFPIPAERINDPDFVNLLGNAVSGLNPYDIDQIDVLKDATAAALYGVRAANGVIVITTKRGKPGPPTVNYNVTTSLTRRPRYTDRSVYMMNSRERVDVSREMIEKNLQLRGTAIEAYEKAIIEYYNGLIDYNTFKERVGYAETVNTDWLGNTMRDVFASNHTLSVTGGNSTTSYRASVGYRNEPGVIKKESNDLYTGLLNMQMNYRKFKVDFNIQLSKDKRRYTPVEVGVMNYSYGTSRAISAYKEDGSYYFYPTISSSVSKLYIANFNTMNILNEMDNSGEMLENNEYTASVDASYEIVKGLQFNARLAYTGGNSNREIWFTENTEWATQLRINAYNTLGDYYPAMDMLPFGGELRQTVVRRENYMINGRLNYSSFLDQRKKHQLTAEVAMDLLSNKSVSVESIDRGYYPDRGRSFAQIDLGKYTSYAEWLSRSSDVITEILQNSIRPYITGTYIFNDRYVLTATTSQEFSNSFGNRSNEKFLPTWALSGRWNIHEDLLRNVSWIDRAALLMSFGTRGNMLAGQTPYVVIRKGGFDTYLDEYSSLIQSFPNPDLAWEKTQDYNGTFQFSILNGRINGSLGYFFARTTNAFLSKKVSAVNGAPENNYVVNGGILENQGVEISMNFKVIDNLGAGKKGFMWRFDPQLGQVFNRLINANLNSRNVMVDVASMNFQNYLDGSVPVNGKSVNTFYSYRFKTLDPKKGFPVFYGAEPASKETLFAKYNAMLKDDVYNAVMIESGRREPVLQGSVNNSFTFRNWTLNVTFSYSVGNKIRMLQIASGNYGTFRPSSQQNLRKEFTQRWRYPGDEKFTNIPAIQGEPVSVNTDETAWWTGSGSTLIYNFATDYYQMYDFSDLRVVKGDYLKLQYISLSYRLADVLCRKLNCKAAFVQLSGNNLFTIANKALRGQDPTQSGTSANINLSVRPVYAINLNISF; translated from the coding sequence ATGAGATTAATTGTTTTTCTTATCACTGCCAGTTTTCTTCAGGTGCATGCTACTGGCAATGCACAAAATGTGACGATGCATGCAAATTCCATCTCACTGAAAGAAGTGTTTGCTTCCATCAAAGAACAAACAGGATACCAGATCTTCTATTCCGATCCCATCCTCAAACTGGCCAGGCCGGTAACGATAGCAGCTGAGGAACTGCCTCTAGGTACTTTTTTAGACCAGGTATTTGATGCACAGCCTGCGCTTAGATACAGTATAAAAGGGAAGACAATTTTCGTGTTGGAAAAGAAGGTCCATTCACCTGAGTTGACAGTACTGTCTCAAACTGTATTATTGATCAGGGTAATAGACCTGGAGGGAAAACCACTCGCTGGTGCTACTGTTTACAATAAGAAGAACAAGGTGTCAAAAGTTGCTGAGGCGGATGGGAGATGCGCAATCGAAGCATCGGTAGGTGAGGTGATCGAAGTCAGCTATGTAGGTTTTGAGTCCCGGTCTTTCACCGTAAAAGCAAATAACACGGCCATTACCATTGCCCTCAAACCAAATTCGATATTGGAAGAAGCCGTCGTCAACAATGGTTATCAGCGGATCAAACAGAAATACCTCACCGGGTCTGTTAGCTCTCTGAAGATGGATTCTATATTTCAGCCTGGCCTGAATACGGTTGATAAAATGTTGGAAGGTCGTGTGCCGGGACTCACGTTCATGCAAAATTCCGGGCAGGCTGGCGCTGCTCCAAAGCTGCGCATTCGTGGTACCAATACTTACCTGGGTTCAAGAGAACCATTATGGGTGGTAGATGGGATCGTACGAACCAGTCCATTCCCCATTCCGGCTGAGCGGATCAATGATCCGGATTTTGTAAACCTGCTGGGCAATGCAGTGTCTGGCTTAAATCCTTACGACATTGATCAGATCGATGTATTGAAAGATGCTACAGCAGCAGCGCTCTATGGTGTTCGCGCTGCCAACGGTGTAATCGTTATTACCACAAAAAGAGGAAAGCCCGGGCCTCCCACAGTAAACTATAATGTAACTACTTCCCTTACACGAAGACCCAGATACACAGACAGGTCTGTTTATATGATGAATTCCAGAGAGCGGGTAGATGTGTCCCGCGAAATGATAGAAAAAAATTTACAACTCCGCGGAACTGCTATTGAAGCCTATGAGAAAGCGATCATAGAATATTATAATGGTCTGATAGACTACAATACATTCAAAGAAAGGGTTGGTTATGCTGAAACAGTGAACACAGACTGGCTGGGCAATACCATGCGCGATGTGTTTGCCAGCAACCATACACTAAGTGTAACTGGTGGTAATAGTACCACTTCCTATCGCGCATCTGTGGGATACCGTAATGAGCCCGGCGTGATAAAGAAAGAATCAAATGATCTTTATACAGGCTTGCTGAATATGCAAATGAATTACAGGAAATTCAAAGTTGATTTCAATATTCAGCTAAGCAAAGACAAGAGAAGGTATACTCCTGTTGAAGTAGGTGTAATGAACTATTCTTATGGGACCAGTAGGGCCATATCTGCCTACAAAGAAGATGGCTCATATTACTTTTATCCAACGATCTCTTCTTCTGTATCGAAGCTCTATATCGCCAATTTCAATACCATGAACATTTTAAATGAGATGGATAATAGCGGTGAAATGCTGGAGAATAATGAATATACTGCGAGTGTGGATGCCAGTTATGAAATTGTGAAAGGATTACAGTTCAATGCGAGATTGGCCTATACCGGTGGTAATTCAAATCGCGAGATCTGGTTTACCGAAAATACGGAATGGGCTACACAGCTCAGAATAAATGCGTATAACACCCTGGGGGATTATTACCCGGCCATGGATATGCTGCCTTTTGGAGGTGAGCTTCGCCAGACTGTTGTAAGAAGGGAGAACTACATGATCAATGGAAGGTTGAATTACAGCAGCTTTCTCGATCAGCGAAAAAAGCATCAGTTGACCGCAGAAGTGGCAATGGACTTGTTATCTAACAAATCCGTGTCCGTAGAATCTATCGATCGGGGCTATTATCCTGATCGTGGCAGAAGTTTTGCCCAGATTGACTTAGGTAAATATACCAGCTATGCCGAATGGCTTTCGCGAAGCAGTGATGTGATCACCGAAATCCTGCAAAATTCCATACGTCCGTATATTACCGGAACCTATATTTTCAATGATCGATATGTATTGACGGCCACTACCAGTCAGGAATTTTCCAATTCATTTGGTAACAGGAGCAATGAGAAATTTCTTCCTACCTGGGCTTTGTCTGGCCGCTGGAATATTCATGAAGATCTGTTGCGAAATGTGTCATGGATAGACAGGGCTGCATTGCTTATGTCTTTTGGTACCCGTGGCAATATGCTTGCCGGACAAACACCCTATGTAGTGATCAGAAAGGGCGGATTTGATACTTATTTAGATGAATATTCCTCATTGATCCAGTCCTTCCCTAATCCAGACCTGGCCTGGGAAAAAACACAGGATTACAATGGTACATTCCAGTTTTCCATCCTGAATGGAAGGATCAATGGTTCGCTCGGGTATTTCTTTGCCAGGACCACCAATGCATTCCTGAGCAAGAAGGTATCGGCGGTTAATGGTGCGCCGGAGAATAATTATGTTGTGAACGGCGGTATTCTTGAAAACCAGGGTGTAGAGATAAGTATGAATTTCAAAGTGATCGACAATTTAGGGGCCGGTAAAAAAGGATTCATGTGGCGTTTCGATCCGCAACTTGGCCAGGTATTCAACAGGTTGATCAATGCAAACCTGAATAGCCGCAATGTGATGGTAGATGTAGCCAGCATGAATTTTCAAAACTACCTGGATGGTAGTGTGCCGGTCAATGGCAAATCTGTCAACACATTTTATTCTTATCGTTTCAAAACACTCGATCCGAAAAAAGGGTTTCCTGTATTTTATGGCGCAGAACCTGCCAGCAAAGAGACATTATTTGCCAAATACAATGCGATGCTGAAGGATGATGTATACAATGCTGTAATGATAGAATCAGGTAGGAGAGAACCTGTATTACAGGGTTCAGTGAACAACTCTTTCACTTTCAGGAATTGGACGCTCAATGTAACCTTCTCCTATAGTGTAGGTAATAAGATCAGAATGCTGCAGATAGCTTCTGGTAATTACGGAACATTCAGGCCTTCCTCACAACAGAATCTTCGTAAAGAATTCACGCAAAGATGGCGTTATCCGGGTGATGAGAAGTTTACGAATATCCCCGCCATTCAGGGTGAACCTGTTTCCGTTAATACTGATGAAACAGCCTGGTGGACCGGGAGCGGATCAACCCTCATTTACAACTTTGCTACCGATTATTATCAGATGTATGATTTTTCCGATTTGCGCGTGGTGAAAGGTGATTATCTCAAGTTGCAATACATTTCACTCAGCTACAGACTGGCTGATGTGCTCTGCAGAAAACTGAATTGTAAAGCTGCTTTTGTGCAACTAAGTGGAAACAATCTATTCACTATTGCGAACAAGGCGCTTCGCGGTCAGGACCCTACCCAGTCTGGAACTTCTGCCAATATCAACCTTTCAGTCAGGCCGGTATATGCAATTAATCTCAATATCAGTTTCTAA